The proteins below are encoded in one region of bacterium:
- a CDS encoding alpha/beta fold hydrolase: MQPFAAAWWAPGGHGQTLAGHLLASPPSLPETRWHTIPVSLGDRVVLGENQNSSSSAAGMVLLLHGLGGQADSPYMVRVAQKFVQQGWTAFRLNHRGAGQGRGLAKWLYHAGRSEDLQPVIRFCAESAPDQPLIVVGFSLSGNMLLKYLAEQGRATPPNLAGALAVSAPIKLALSAAAISRRRNSLYEARFLRLLQQTLAERAVDFPDFPQVQLPPQLTLLGFDQCVTAPLGGFASADDYYQTCSAHQMLDAIRTPTLLLAAENDPFVPRATYADLPRNPRLQMLLTRSGGHMGFIAAGRTPCGDHRWLDYALCHHARALCQAAAASGQMA, translated from the coding sequence TTGCAGCCTTTTGCCGCGGCCTGGTGGGCGCCCGGCGGCCACGGCCAAACGCTCGCCGGCCATCTGCTTGCCAGCCCGCCATCACTGCCGGAAACCCGGTGGCATACCATTCCGGTTTCGCTTGGTGACCGCGTCGTTTTGGGTGAAAATCAAAACAGCTCGAGTTCTGCCGCCGGCATGGTGTTGCTGCTGCACGGCTTGGGCGGGCAGGCTGATTCGCCCTACATGGTGCGCGTCGCACAAAAATTCGTACAGCAGGGCTGGACGGCTTTTCGGCTGAATCACCGCGGCGCCGGGCAGGGGAGAGGGCTGGCAAAATGGCTCTATCATGCCGGCCGCAGTGAAGACCTGCAGCCGGTCATACGGTTTTGCGCGGAAAGCGCGCCGGACCAGCCGCTGATCGTGGTTGGGTTTTCATTGAGCGGCAACATGCTGTTGAAGTATCTCGCCGAACAGGGCCGGGCAACTCCGCCCAACTTGGCCGGCGCCCTGGCGGTGAGCGCGCCGATCAAACTTGCGTTGAGTGCCGCCGCCATCAGCCGACGGAGGAATTCGCTTTATGAAGCCCGCTTCCTGCGACTGCTCCAGCAGACGTTGGCAGAACGCGCCGTCGACTTCCCGGATTTTCCGCAGGTGCAGTTGCCCCCACAACTCACGCTGCTTGGATTTGATCAATGCGTGACCGCACCGCTGGGCGGCTTCGCTTCGGCGGATGATTACTATCAAACATGCAGCGCGCACCAAATGCTCGACGCGATTCGCACGCCGACCCTCCTGCTCGCCGCGGAGAATGATCCCTTCGTGCCGCGCGCAACCTATGCGGATCTGCCCCGCAATCCGCGGCTGCAAATGCTGCTCACGCGCAGCGGCGGCCACATGGGTTTCATTGCCGCCGGCCGTACACCTTGTGGCGATCATCGCTGGCTAGACTACGCCCTGTGTCATCATGCCCGGGCCCTGTGCCAGGCAGCGGCTGCCAGCGGGCAAATGGCTTGA